TTGATAGTCACGATGATATTCCGGTTGTGCATCACGATCTTGATCGTCTTGAAAAAATTGAATTTATTCCTTTTAAAAAAGCATTTCGCGCGCGATGTGATCTGGTGATGACCGCACATTTAAAATTAGATAAAGTTGATCCCATTTGGCCAGCAACTTTATCGACTAAAATTCTTCAAGATATTTTACGCGGCTCACTCGGTTACAGAGGTGCAATCATCACTGATGATATGGAAATGAAAGCTATTACCAAAAATTATAAAGTTGAAGAAGCCGCCGTTCAAGCCATCAAGGCTGGCTGCACGATGCTCCTTTATTGTCACACACTTGAAGTCTATGAACGCGGCCTTGAGGCAATCACAAAAGCAGTTGTTGATGGAGAAATTAGTAAAGACATTATAGAAAAAAATCTTGAACTGGTTTTGAAAATTAAAAAAGATAATCTGCAGCCCTATAAGCCCGCAAATGTGACCGAGCTCACAAAAGCCGTGGGGCATCCTGACCATCTAAAGCTCGCTAAACAAATTGCGCGCAAAGAAGTTCCTCCCGGGCTTAGCACTTAAAGCTGAATTTATCTGACCCTTTTGATTGACTCATCTCATTCATTTTAGATACACCCATATTTCATCCAAGTCGGTGCCTTCAGTTCGAAGGTGAAAAGGGAAGAGGAGTGAGAACCTCCCACGGACCCGCCACTGTAAAGGCTTTCATAGCCTGAGTCAGGAGACCTGCCGCACTTGTTCATATAAAGGAGGTACTCTTCGTGGAAATGAGAGCACCCAATACA
This genomic interval from Oligoflexia bacterium contains the following:
- the nagZ gene encoding beta-N-acetylhexosaminidase, coding for MNINEIKRKIGQTFIVGFDGHEPTSSVKKFITDNDVGGVILFTRNIESPAQLANLNNELQSLATSGSDQLFISIDMEGGRVARLKAPFTQWPPMQILGEIGSASLGFKFAETMAKELLSVGINLDYSPCVDVLTNDKNTVIGDRAFGIEPEIVSKMSSALVRGFLKAGVMPCVKHFPGHGDTLVDSHDDIPVVHHDLDRLEKIEFIPFKKAFRARCDLVMTAHLKLDKVDPIWPATLSTKILQDILRGSLGYRGAIITDDMEMKAITKNYKVEEAAVQAIKAGCTMLLYCHTLEVYERGLEAITKAVVDGEISKDIIEKNLELVLKIKKDNLQPYKPANVTELTKAVGHPDHLKLAKQIARKEVPPGLST